TGCTACAAAtcacatttcatatttatttctgATTAGGTTCAGTTTTAGAGAAGCATAgatcatatgcatatgaattcAATTCTAAAGAGATGTAAATAAAGGCTTTGTGGCTATTTTGTAGAACATGAATGTTTAAACATATATGATTCTAAATTTGAACTGCAAATGAGTTCGCATTGATTACGGATCTTTGTGTTAATCGCGCATAAATGAAGTAACTAAGatgtttaataatttagaTCAATTATTAGTGTTGGAGAGTTCTTAGATTTGAAAGTTGGAGATACATTTATTTACCTCAgttataattcattttcaagGATTCTCttttgtttatcttttttttttacttgaaGCAGGAAGAGAACGAATAAGCgattttttaaatgcaaaattaattattttgaattgcaATTAAAGCcacaaaaattaacataatttcctttttatacTTCTTATCTAATTAATAGGTTTAGACTTTGAGAATCACACACACTTTAATAAATAGGTAATGAAAAAATCTATTACAACAACTTTTATTGATCcatcaattatattttcatatttgaaatccaaaaaattattttccaattttaccgattatatcatttttgttataaacttaaaaacctataaactttaataatatcttttgaattatatcTTCTTGAATAGAATTTTAAATGGTGAAGTCATGACATGATcggaagaaaataatttgtatatgtaagatgttaatattttacaaaaataaaatggaccccatatgaaaaaaatttgtaggtaagataataatatttcattaaaacaaaaattgaacatatataatttaattttttagatactactactattttaaatgaaaatatctaCAATTGAATATAATCCAGTTTCCCTCTCTCGCGCATAATCCCCCTTTTCTTCGGATTGGTCCGAAACTCCGAGGGGCGgtattgttgttgttggagTACAGAatcgtctctctctctctctctctctctctctctctctctcgatGCAGGTTGCAGcaattttgatattgttgTGTTGGAAATTGGAAATTTTAGCTCGCTAGATCTGAATTTCAACTTCTTGTAATTCTTGGTATATAGAAGTATAGAACTCCTTCCCATTTGGTTTTCTTGTACCAATTAGATCCCTTTTGATGTGGGATTCTCTCACACAGCCCAAAATTGACGGAAAAATCTAGTCTTTTTGAAATGGCGGCTGTTAATATGTGGTGGATCATGTGTATGATGCATTGCTGCACAGAACAAGGATTAGCCCTCCATTTTTCTCGAGGGGATGGCTTGGAGAGAATGGTAAATCAAATGTTTCCTGAAATACAAGGTCAGAATTGGCCTGAAATATAAAACTGCTTGTTTGAGAGAAGGGGTGTTTAAGACCCCTTGTGACGAGCTGCTTCTCAATGCATTGCCACACTGCAAGAGTTTCCTTTCTCTCCCACAAATCTTGCAAGCCGCAGAGGATGCCATGTGTTGTTCATCTTGCTGGTATTTTCATTGCTTTGTTTTGTGTTCCCGTGATGCTGTTATGTGTTGTGGaaacttatttgattttggaattggttgtgttgtttttagtATTGTGTTGCTAGTCCTGCcctatgtgtgtgtgtgtatttgaCTTGGTAATTGTCATTAAACGAAGCCTTTGAATTGGACAATGGTGTTGTATTTAGAGCTGTGTCATACTTCATTAAGGGGgagtttattttttaggattagCCTAGATAGATTGCAGTAGGTCAATCCATTGTTTAGTAAGGTGGATTGGAACTTTGGGATATTCTGAGGCCTTTGATCATTTGAGCTAATTTTGCTTATTGATTTGGAAATGGTTGTGTGTGTTTGAGTATTGGTGATTTCTTTACCATGAACCTAGTGGAAACCTCTGAATTGAATGATGGAGCTGAACTTAAAATTATGTCATAGCTTGATTAGATGAATGCCACTATTGAAGGGTCGATGGTGGTGATTGTCTTGATGAAGATGTTAATAAGATTTGAGAAGGGAACTAAGTGGTCGTAGCCTTGCTTTCTGCAATATTGTTTTGCATTTAATAGATCCGAATTGGTTATGAGTGTGGCCACAGCTTGATAAGCAGACATTTGCATATGTGTAGGTGATCTCAAATACAGAAAACACAAGAGAAGGTTATAGAGGAagagattttttctttttttcgttGCAATTTTCAGCGAAACTAATTAACTTGTGTGATCATTGATATATGCAATTGGTCTGATTGTGATAAAAGAATGAGGGGGCATTTACTCTTAGCAGTAAGATGGTTAGATAAAATCATCCAATGGAgtgattgattttgaattcATTTGACTATACGATCCTTCATATATTCAACCTTATGTTTTATCAATCTATCCTATAACACTTCCTAAGATCATATGGATTGGATACATTGGACAAATGATGATAATGCGGGGCATATGTCCTGTCGTTTCAGGCACAGGAGACCATTCATTTGAGCGTAGGTTACGTCTTGGTGGGCCCCTGCTGAAGGAAAACAGAGCAGCTATGGTGCTTGAGAGGTGAAGTCGAACTGTCATTTTACCTCAACCCACAAGTTTTCATCAGATTATCGAGTTTTACTGAAGCAATGCATTTACAGCCCTTTCTATGGAAGAAGGCGCCCTTTGCAGCAGTATGGTGCAAAGCTGTTGTGTGTTAGTGATTTGCTCCTATTAGGAAGTGCCACCATCGAAGAGGCCCGCAGCCTTCTGCATTGGTTAGACTACGAAGCTGGTTTTGGTAGGCTAGTATGGGTAAGACACGTGGCTCATTTGCTTAGCTCTTGAAAGAATTTTAAAGCATGGAGGATTTTTTGATTGACTTGTTTTGTCAGTTGTGAATTTTGCTCTCGTATATCTGCAAATATAGGTTGAACTAAACGGTAGGCTATTATTGGCAGGACGATGGGTATCTCCCGAAACACTCTGTGTTGGTGCTTCAGAAGGCATGGCCAGGGTCTGAAGTAAGGTGGGTTTCTGGCGGCCACGTCTTGTCTTTCCTTCTTCACAATAGGGAATTCCGTCGAGCCATTGTGGACGGACTTGATAGACTGGAATATCCTTCATGATATACAGTACGCGATTAGGCTAAATGGTAAGAGTCTTCTTAACGCTAactcacatttaatttgtACTTGAACTCAAAGGTTGGTTTATCTTTTCAGTCTGATTTGTGTTGTTAAAGGATAACCTTGTTGAGAAACGcaataaaattgtgaaattgttGAGATGTGTTTGTTCANNNNNNNNNNNNNNNNNNNNNNNNNNNNNNNNNNNNNNNNNNNNNNNNNNNNNNNNNNNNNNNNNNNNNNNNNNNNNNNNNNNNNNNNNNNNNNNNNNNNTTTTTGCCATATGATATGAAaatctatctttttttttcattggcaataaacataaattttgaagGCCACACGATGTATTAGAAACCGTGACCTTAGGTCTAGACATTAACCACTCTACCATTAGGCCAGCACACGCACACATGGTCTATCATTGTTGCTATAAAGgggagagagtgagagaacaaAAGAGAGAGTGGTtgtaaaagaagaaagaaacaaataaaatgcaacAAATGCAGTTGAACTAGTCTATCTACACCAACCTCACACCTAAGAATTTTCcacatatcaaaattttctacttatacatatatatttattgtgtggtTGTATcagtaaaatcaaattattcataaataatCGAGGTCCCTTTGACAACTTAAGTTGTAACTCCCCCGTATCATGCACCCTACCTACTAATGATAAAGtttaattaacacaaaaatataattaacacaaaaattagtcTTAACTATATTCCATTTTCTCAGTGTTCAAAAATCCTTTCCTATTTCTCTTCTTTGAATCACCAATTTCCTAAATAGGCTTCCACCTTTCTGCatgtaattaatatttaactacgtctttataaaattatccaACAAAATTGTCAAGcagaaaaactaaaatagaGAAAGTTTGAACTAgttctatatatattgatgCCTTTAACTAAACTAGGGCTTTTCAAGGACACTACATTTCTCGGCGCCGGCTTCAGTCATGGCGGGGACGGGTGAGCCAGAGGGAGCTGAGGGCACGGAGGCGGTGGAAGTATTCTCCGATGGCCAGAAAGCACCGCGCTGCTTGGCGGGTCGTCAGAAGTTGATGCAGCCGGTGAAGGGTTTGCTGCCTCAAGCTATCCGcctataattaattcaacattttttttcttaattaattatatttatacaaaaaaagaaacaagaacaattgcaaaattttactaacaacaacaataatagtagtaattaacaTTATTGTTGATGAGTGCTACTCATGCATGAATGTTGACTATAAAAGTTTTAGGTAGCAATATTAAaacattgaaaatatataaaaacatttttcagtggataaagttatattttcatatagtaGTCCATTTGATTAATATGCACATAAAAGGTTGttcttgattgatttcatCATTTGATGTCTAGAGACAAGGAATAGTCCTTGTGTTTGGTGTATGAGtagatttataatatttggagggagaaaaagtgtaatttctttcttattttatttcttggcATGCTTCTATTTAGATTGTTGACTAGAAAATATAACAGAGGAAAAATACTATTATTCGACTCAACTAACTATACACTATTTTATCACCGCTAACGCGTGTATAACATGCAGAGGCGTAACCTTTAGTAAAGTTTATTCAACGAATTcagttattttaaatatacaataCATTAATAAAAAGAGGACTCACTATACTGACGATAAAAAGCTAGtaaatatcaagaaattaaCGCATATGCAACGAGAATTTAATgtgtattatatataaaaggtTGATTGCTAGAAAATCATTATGTATGCGCATGCTCATTTATCCATCAAGAAAATTAGTTAATTCCCATAttataaagaaatcaaatctaaaaaaaatgaagatcaAAGAATTTATGGTGGATGGTCTTTTTCATGGTATTTCCAAGTCAAAGAGTTATGACAGTGACATCATGCACAATATGgccccatatatatatttttatataatatttgtagAGCAACATCACACTAAGGATCTTGGGATAATTAGCATATGATCATTTAAAGCTCAAACACATATTTCCTCCCGTCCCTAAAAAAAACAGTCtacttttgctattttggttcGTCCCTTATAATTAGTCTACTTTTATTTCTAACAAACTCGATTCCTCTCCTTTAATAGTTTTGCATTAAATTCATACCGTTGccaatttctttatttttattctcctTTAATATTTCCGCATTAAATTTGTACCGTTGccaatttctttatttttatgggacgaagtaGGTGTATTTCATTGATAACCTAACTAAGCCACACATTGATCAACAACATTACAAGAAACAagaatagtactccataaaagcTTATAAATTGagatgaataataaattaataaggtACCTGTCTAACAAAGCCTTCGAGAGTGGAGAGTTTGTTAATGGCGACAGCCATTTGCGCCATGTATGTGTTCATGTTTGGCGGAAGAGTGAGTGTGTCACAAACTATGATTTCCGTGAGAGATTGGTTCAATGCTTCAAGCCCTTGAGAGAGAGCTTCTTCTGCTTCCTGCGTCGACTGCTGCAGCCCGTAAATCCCCACCATTTGCTGCTCCGTCAACGGCTCCACCTGATTCATTACTATCTACATAGACATACAAAGTGAAAGAATTCAATTTGATCTAAAAAAAGTTCAATTCCACATTTCAATTTAggtttttcgttttttttgaatttagttttttttgaaatttagggtttttttgaaatttagggtttttttgaaattagggttttactTACGTAAGCAAACAAACCTTAATGAGCTCCGACGGCCGGACGCCGCCCATCCACAAGAAGCAGCGCTCGGCCGGGGTCCGCCACATACCCGAGAAGATGTGGAAGACGTCGGACTTGACAAGCACGCTCTTGAGGCCGATCATCTGGTCGTAGTGGGCCAACGAGTTATCGATCAGGATCTGGAGCTCGTTTTCTGGCCGGTGCTCGTGGACGGCGCTCCTCAGCTCCACCATCAGGTGGTGGTGCTCCTCCAGCCACCGAGCGTACTCCATGTCGAACAATGCCGCATCTTGGAACAcgcaaaattaaatcaattaattaaataatcaataattaaattagcatAGAGATTCACGCCCACCGCGACTTTTTTTTAGTCATGTTGTCGTCACTCTACCAACTAGACCACATGCGGGGTACGTTTTTATTGCGAAAAAGTTTGTACCTGAAGATATGTTGGTACAAGGAAGGCCTTGCTCTCCACCTGCATTAGCATTTACTCCCAAAAACACTCcctaaagaaagaaaaatagtagtataaacttttttaattatggaattgagattaaattaatggagattaaattaaatatgactATACTTGTGATCTAGCTCTCTGAATATCATGTTCTAATTGAGTAAGCTTCATTCTGCTTGACTCCAATTGCTGAACATAAGCCTGCATCAATTAACATAGAttatagaaattattaatattgtatagatcaataaattagaaattaatcaaatttcttGCTTATTCATTGCTTAAATCAAAACTTGCCTTTTTCCGAAGCCTGCTTTTCCTGGCTGCTTCTCTATTTTGTGCAAGCCTCCTCAGAGTCTTGCATACATACATTAGTAGTATTAGGAAATTAAGAATTGAAAAAACACaaagataattatttaattcgtgaaaaaataaataaaatgaaaaacctTTGGATCAGGTGTTTTTGGACCATCTTGCTCTGAGCTTGACGTAGGCCCTTTGCGATTTCCCTCACGCTGCAATTAAGTGattgaaaatcaataaaggaattaattaactaatccAAGTACAAAATCTTAGTTACATGAatctcatcaattaattaatgggaTATCATTGGATTTGTTACAAATGGACATTtgtttattactagtatttaattattgcaataatttaatatcataACCTTAACTACTTTGGCCGGTTCTTGAGCATAATTTCTGTGATTAGATGGCTCAGATGATTTCTTCGAACCACTGCTTATTGCCTACCAAAAATACAAGATTAATTGAATTCAACAAACCCACCATCATGAtttaaacaagaaaatgaaatcaataaaatagtgctttttttttttttttcctctcttgttgaaatttgattaattaccTTGATGATTGATGGTTTTTGTGATGGATCTACATGCATGGGCTCAGAGGGGAAAATATTGAGAGTGTGTGGCCTCATCTCTGCAGAAATTCAGACacaaatttaatctaattttaatttgctcaattaaataattaaaatcaggaaataacttttattcaaaaagaggtcaaacaaattaaattcgTACATACACTAAGTTAGCAGCAAATTCACATTTCAGAAGTTTGTTACATGTCTGTCCAAATTTTGAGAAAACAAGAATCCTTAAAAAAAGAgcacatattctttttttttctctagtaaaaatgaaaaatctttTCGAGGATCTGGTCAAAGAGAGTACAAATCTCTCAACAAAAGgtgaagaaaaaattgtaaaaattcaaaaataaaaattatatactatagtTAAAggtatatataaatgtttacGTCGTTGATCTTGATCTTGGCCGTCGAGGTAGAGAAATAGAGCTTGATCTAAGTCTCCCAAGTCGTAAGCACCGGATTCTTTGCTTCTGATGAAACAATCATacttaataaagaaaaaaaaaattgaagttgaaGAAAAAAGGGAGGCGAAAATTGCTTACATATTGAAGGGTGTGGATGATGAGGATGATTGCATCATCCCGAACGAAAACatgtgattgttattttgattttgatgatgatTGATTTGATCATCGTGTTGCATCTGATGATGTTGAGCTATTTGTGTAGAGTGATGATgctcgttgttgttgttgctgaCCTTGTTTGAAgccatgagagagagagagagatatgaaAACCTAGAATCttgatttcattttcagtGGCTTTATAGAGAAATTTGAGATCAACATAGTATAGATAGAGACAAATTGTGAAATCAATTCAAGGAGAGAGAGGGGTTGAGGCGGTTATGGAGTAATTGAAGGAGATGGGATGATACAAAGAAATGGAGAGAAGAATTGAATGCAAAAGAGGGAAAAGACAAACCCTATTTTAAGCTCTCTTGAAAAATAAGAAGACTTTCTCTACCCAAATTCAACTATATCACTCAATTATCtttaatctctctctctctctctctcttaaaaaaattggttttaagtttatttatatattgggTGAGTGAGTTTGGAGATAAACAAGTCCGAGAAGCACAAGCAACATTTGGTGTGGTTTACTAACTTAACACGATGATCTCTATTACTAACCGTGTTTAAATAATTCCatacttttaaatttgtgttaaTTATATCATTCATATTAAGTCTATAGAATGTATTATATATGGTcaatttttcgattttttaagGTTTGATTACGTATatacggagtactatattataaaattttaataaaatgagcgctccaaattaaatgaattgcTTATGTGGAGCCTTAAAGGCCTAATTAATCTTTCTTCTacttatattagtattatatatactgTATTCTTAGCAGCTTCAAAAGAAAAACGAAAGAAAA
The genomic region above belongs to Salvia hispanica cultivar TCC Black 2014 chromosome 3, UniMelb_Shisp_WGS_1.0, whole genome shotgun sequence and contains:
- the LOC125210827 gene encoding bZIP transcription factor TGA10-like isoform X2 translates to MASNKVSNNNNEHHHSTQIAQHHQMQHDDQINHHQNQNNNHMFSFGMMQSSSSSTPFNISKESGAYDLGDLDQALFLYLDGQDQDQRQMRPHTLNIFPSEPMHVDPSQKPSIIKREGNRKGPTSSSEQDGPKTPDPKTLRRLAQNREAARKSRLRKKAYVQQLESSRMKLTQLEHDIQRARSQGVFLGVNANAGGEQGLPCTNISSDAALFDMEYARWLEEHHHLMVELRSAVHEHRPENELQILIDNSLAHYDQMIGLKSVLVKSDVFHIFSGMWRTPAERCFLWMGGVRPSELIKIVMNQVEPLTEQQMVGIYGLQQSTQEAEEALSQGLEALNQSLTEIIVCDTLTLPPNMNTYMAQMAVAINKLSTLEGFVRQADSLRQQTLHRLHQLLTTRQAARCFLAIGEYFHRLRALSSLWLTRPRHD
- the LOC125210827 gene encoding bZIP transcription factor TGA10-like isoform X3 codes for the protein MASNKVSNNNNEHHHSTQIAQHHQMQHDDQINHHQNQNNNHMFSFGMMQSSSSSTPFNISKESGAYDLGDLDQALFLYLDGQDQDQRQMRPHTLNIFPSEPMHVDPSQKPSIIKAISSGSKKSSEPSNHRNYAQEPAKVVKREGNRKGPTSSSEQDGPKTPDPKTLRRLAQNREAARKSRLRKKAYVQQLESSRMKLTQLEHDIQRARSQGVFLGVNANAGGEQGLPCTNISSDAALFDMEYARWLEEHHHLMVELRSAVHEHRPENELQILIDNSLAHYDQMIGLKSVLVKSDVFHIFSGMWRTPAERCFLWMGGVRPSELIKVCLLT
- the LOC125210827 gene encoding bZIP transcription factor TGA10-like isoform X1, producing MASNKVSNNNNEHHHSTQIAQHHQMQHDDQINHHQNQNNNHMFSFGMMQSSSSSTPFNISKESGAYDLGDLDQALFLYLDGQDQDQRQMRPHTLNIFPSEPMHVDPSQKPSIIKAISSGSKKSSEPSNHRNYAQEPAKVVKREGNRKGPTSSSEQDGPKTPDPKTLRRLAQNREAARKSRLRKKAYVQQLESSRMKLTQLEHDIQRARSQGVFLGVNANAGGEQGLPCTNISSDAALFDMEYARWLEEHHHLMVELRSAVHEHRPENELQILIDNSLAHYDQMIGLKSVLVKSDVFHIFSGMWRTPAERCFLWMGGVRPSELIKIVMNQVEPLTEQQMVGIYGLQQSTQEAEEALSQGLEALNQSLTEIIVCDTLTLPPNMNTYMAQMAVAINKLSTLEGFVRQADSLRQQTLHRLHQLLTTRQAARCFLAIGEYFHRLRALSSLWLTRPRHD